The following proteins come from a genomic window of Nocardioides albertanoniae:
- a CDS encoding alpha/beta fold hydrolase: MALIPHPRTAAASIATTVGAAAGNVAHSLLYGGLADLRPMPRTLIDDGVRRELYHYRPTAGTTPEGDPVLLVTPLAAPAICYDLRRGCSVVEHLVGTGRPTYLVEYGEVNFADRSLGIEHWIDHVVPEAIRSVSEHAGGRPVHVVGWSLGGIFTMLSAADSSDLPIASISVLGSPCDVRQVPLVAPLRPLVNLPPGRLVTAAYQAFGGAPKPLVRWAFQISSVDKMVTKPAAKLTNLADREFLAQLEAVDRFTDNIIAYPGRTFGQLYHHFFRTNSLFSGRINLGDRTVHLRDVKQPTLVVAGANDGIGPVAAVKPLVGLLTGAEELRFEIVPGGHLGLLTGRAARDSTWPLLDEWFTQHDS; the protein is encoded by the coding sequence ATGGCCCTCATCCCCCACCCCCGAACCGCTGCCGCCTCGATCGCCACCACGGTCGGCGCCGCGGCGGGCAACGTCGCGCACTCGCTGCTCTACGGCGGTCTCGCCGACCTGCGGCCGATGCCGCGCACGCTGATCGACGACGGCGTCCGTCGCGAGCTCTACCACTACCGGCCCACCGCCGGCACGACGCCGGAGGGCGATCCGGTGCTGCTGGTGACGCCGCTGGCGGCGCCGGCGATCTGCTACGACCTGCGCCGCGGCTGCTCGGTCGTCGAGCACCTGGTGGGCACCGGGCGGCCGACCTATCTGGTCGAGTACGGCGAGGTGAACTTCGCCGACCGCAGCCTGGGGATCGAGCACTGGATCGACCACGTCGTGCCGGAGGCGATCCGCTCGGTCTCCGAGCATGCCGGCGGCCGCCCGGTGCACGTGGTCGGCTGGTCGCTGGGCGGCATCTTCACGATGCTCTCCGCCGCCGACTCCTCCGACCTGCCGATCGCGTCGATCTCGGTGCTCGGCTCCCCCTGCGACGTACGCCAGGTGCCGCTGGTCGCACCGCTGCGACCGCTGGTCAACCTGCCTCCGGGGCGCCTGGTCACGGCCGCCTACCAGGCCTTCGGCGGCGCACCGAAACCGCTGGTCAGGTGGGCGTTCCAGATCTCTTCGGTCGACAAGATGGTCACCAAGCCGGCCGCGAAGCTGACCAACCTGGCCGACCGTGAGTTCCTCGCTCAGCTGGAGGCGGTCGACAGGTTCACCGACAACATCATCGCCTACCCGGGGCGCACGTTCGGGCAGCTCTACCACCACTTCTTCCGCACCAACTCGCTGTTCAGCGGGCGGATCAACCTCGGCGACCGCACCGTGCACCTGCGCGACGTCAAGCAGCCGACACTGGTGGTCGCGGGGGCCAACGACGGTATCGGCCCGGTCGCGGCGGTCAAGCCGCTGGTCGGCCTCCTCACCGGCGCCGAGGAGCTCCGCTTCGAGATCGTCCCCGGCGGCCACCTCGGCCTGCTGACCGGCCGCGCTGCCCGCGACAGCACCTGGCCGCTCCTCGACGAGTGGTTCACGCAGCACGACTCCTGA
- a CDS encoding fumarylacetoacetate hydrolase family protein — translation MRIARFTTKGGEPQFGVVVGDLDGYGQLSEEATVVALQGDPLFSGVNLTDQVHKFDDVKLLAPVIPRSKVVAVARNYAKHAAELDNEVPAEPLFFLKPNTAVCGPDDAIQRPAGVEDLHYEGELAIVIGRICRDVPVEKVKDVIYGMTVANDVTARDVQRSTKHFSQAKGYDTFCPLGPWIETDVETEQLAAGVRIQTFLNGDVVQDGSTKDLVHDIPKLIAHISSVMTLLPGDVILTGTPEGVGPMEPGDEIEIFVEGLGALTNKVAQR, via the coding sequence GTGCGTATCGCCAGATTCACCACCAAGGGTGGCGAGCCCCAGTTCGGCGTCGTCGTCGGCGACCTCGACGGCTACGGTCAGCTCAGCGAGGAAGCGACCGTGGTCGCGCTGCAGGGCGACCCGCTGTTCTCCGGGGTCAACCTCACCGACCAGGTCCACAAGTTCGACGACGTCAAGCTGCTCGCGCCGGTCATCCCGCGCAGCAAGGTGGTCGCGGTCGCCCGCAACTACGCCAAGCACGCCGCCGAGCTCGACAACGAGGTGCCGGCCGAGCCGCTCTTCTTCCTCAAGCCCAACACCGCGGTGTGCGGGCCCGACGACGCGATCCAGCGCCCCGCGGGAGTCGAGGACCTCCACTACGAGGGCGAGCTTGCGATCGTGATCGGTCGCATCTGCCGCGACGTGCCGGTGGAGAAGGTCAAGGACGTCATCTACGGGATGACCGTCGCCAACGACGTGACCGCGCGCGACGTGCAGCGCAGCACGAAGCACTTCTCCCAGGCCAAGGGCTACGACACCTTCTGCCCGCTCGGTCCCTGGATCGAGACCGACGTCGAGACGGAGCAGCTGGCCGCCGGCGTACGCATCCAGACATTCCTCAACGGTGACGTCGTGCAGGACGGGTCCACGAAGGATCTCGTGCACGACATCCCGAAGCTGATCGCCCACATCAGCAGCGTGATGACGCTGCTGCCGGGCGATGTGATCCTCACCGGCACCCCCGAAGGTGTCGGTCCCATGGAGCCCGGTGACGAGATCGAGATCTTCGTCGAGGGGCTCGGAGCTCTGACGAACAAGGTGGCACAGCGTTGA
- the gltX gene encoding glutamate--tRNA ligase: protein MAPSPTGSPHVGLVRTALFNWAFARHHGGTFVFRIEDTDKARNTQESYDGLLDLMRWLGLDWDEGVEVGGPYGPYRQSERSDVYADALAKLRDSSYVYECYCTGEETTARYEERLAAYKAAKAEGIKGEAPAQGYDNHCRDLSEEQIKAYEAEGRTSVPRFRMPDGSITFDDLVRGEVTFETKHVPDYALARANGDPLYTLTAPVDDATMKITHVFRGEDLLSSTPRQVALFDAFVEIGLAERAPEFGHLPYVMGQGNKKLSKRDPEAHALKYREEGYLPEGLLNYVALLGWAIAADRDIFTMEEMVEAFEISDVVKNPARFDVKKAEAINASHMRLLPVEEITHRVIPYLKADGIVSDPVSDADAQMLEQAMPLVAERIGKLGEASDMLRFLFVTEADFALDEEDAAKLLDETGIGVVQASYDALSGLSTWSTAEIQDALTAALIDGLELKPRKAYGPVRVAVTGKRISPPLFESMELLGRERTLARLKAVLGKA, encoded by the coding sequence ATGGCCCCGAGCCCCACGGGCTCGCCCCACGTCGGCCTGGTCCGCACCGCGCTGTTCAACTGGGCCTTCGCGCGTCACCACGGCGGCACCTTCGTCTTCCGCATCGAAGACACCGACAAGGCCCGCAACACGCAGGAGTCCTACGACGGCCTCCTCGACCTGATGCGCTGGCTCGGTCTCGACTGGGACGAGGGCGTCGAGGTCGGCGGCCCCTACGGCCCCTACCGCCAGTCGGAGCGCTCCGACGTCTACGCCGACGCCCTGGCGAAGCTGCGCGACTCCTCCTACGTCTACGAGTGCTACTGCACCGGCGAGGAGACCACCGCCCGCTACGAGGAGCGGCTGGCCGCCTACAAGGCCGCGAAGGCCGAAGGGATCAAGGGCGAGGCGCCCGCTCAGGGCTACGACAACCACTGCCGTGACCTGAGCGAGGAGCAGATCAAGGCGTACGAGGCCGAGGGCCGCACCTCGGTGCCGCGGTTCCGCATGCCCGACGGCTCGATCACCTTCGACGACCTCGTCCGCGGCGAGGTGACCTTCGAGACCAAGCACGTGCCCGACTACGCGCTGGCGCGCGCCAACGGCGACCCGCTCTACACGCTCACCGCGCCGGTGGACGACGCCACCATGAAGATCACCCACGTCTTCCGCGGCGAGGACCTGCTCTCCTCGACGCCGCGTCAGGTCGCGCTCTTCGACGCCTTCGTCGAGATCGGCCTGGCCGAGCGGGCGCCGGAGTTCGGCCACCTGCCCTATGTCATGGGCCAGGGCAACAAGAAGCTCTCCAAGCGTGACCCGGAGGCGCACGCGCTGAAGTATCGCGAGGAGGGCTACCTGCCCGAGGGGCTGCTCAACTACGTGGCGCTGCTCGGCTGGGCGATCGCGGCCGACCGCGACATCTTCACCATGGAGGAGATGGTCGAGGCCTTCGAGATCTCCGACGTGGTCAAGAACCCGGCCCGTTTCGACGTCAAGAAGGCCGAGGCGATCAACGCCTCCCACATGCGGCTGCTGCCGGTCGAGGAGATCACCCACCGGGTGATTCCCTACCTCAAGGCCGACGGCATCGTCTCCGACCCCGTCTCCGACGCCGACGCGCAGATGCTGGAGCAGGCGATGCCGCTGGTCGCCGAGCGGATCGGCAAGCTCGGCGAGGCCTCCGACATGCTGCGGTTCCTCTTCGTCACCGAGGCCGACTTCGCCCTCGACGAGGAGGATGCCGCCAAGCTGCTCGACGAGACCGGCATCGGTGTCGTCCAGGCGTCGTACGACGCGCTCTCGGGGCTGTCGACCTGGTCGACGGCCGAGATCCAGGACGCGCTGACCGCGGCCCTGATCGACGGCCTCGAGCTCAAGCCCCGTAAGGCGTACGGCCCGGTGCGGGTCGCGGTGACAGGCAAGCGGATCAGCCCGCCCCTGTTCGAGTCGATGGAGCTGCTCGGGCGGGAGCGTACGCTGGCTCGCCTGAAGGCGGTTCTCGGGAAGGCCTAG
- a CDS encoding 3-methyladenine DNA glycosylase gives MVETSTRTIHWVEVLARSDWTARAAAHRARLAPYVEPHLARRGARVKHPVNDFLFTYYSHRPAQLLRWHPGFGVELADAAEYEGIRGYRDGSVTDEFLAERRVLLETLLKLLRATASREGHFGCFGLHEWAMVYRLTPEQVRHADWPLRLGATGTDRVVESHRIACSHFDAYRFFTPPAEPLNTLSPRSDDRASFEQPGCLHGNMDLYKHAFRLSPLVSSDLIADCFELAWDIRTMDMQAAPYDLAELGLDPIRIETAAGKQEYAAAQRTFAERAAPLRARLIAECERLLTLAARAC, from the coding sequence GTGGTCGAGACCTCCACGCGTACGATCCACTGGGTGGAGGTGCTCGCGCGATCGGACTGGACCGCCCGCGCGGCGGCCCACCGCGCACGTCTCGCGCCGTACGTCGAGCCCCATCTGGCCCGACGGGGCGCCCGGGTCAAGCACCCGGTCAACGACTTCCTGTTCACCTACTACTCCCACCGGCCCGCCCAGCTGCTGCGCTGGCACCCGGGGTTCGGGGTGGAGCTCGCGGACGCGGCCGAGTACGAGGGCATCCGCGGCTACCGCGACGGCTCCGTCACCGACGAATTCCTGGCCGAGCGGCGGGTGCTGCTCGAGACGCTCCTCAAGCTCCTGCGAGCCACCGCCTCGCGAGAGGGACACTTCGGCTGCTTCGGCCTCCACGAGTGGGCGATGGTCTACCGGCTGACCCCGGAGCAGGTGCGTCACGCCGACTGGCCGCTGCGGCTCGGCGCCACCGGCACCGACCGCGTCGTCGAGTCGCACCGGATCGCCTGCAGCCACTTCGACGCCTACCGCTTCTTCACTCCCCCGGCCGAGCCGCTCAACACCCTCTCGCCGCGATCCGACGACCGGGCCTCCTTCGAGCAACCGGGCTGCCTGCACGGCAACATGGATCTCTACAAGCACGCCTTCCGGCTCTCGCCTCTGGTCTCCTCCGACCTGATCGCCGACTGCTTCGAGCTCGCCTGGGACATCCGCACGATGGACATGCAGGCCGCGCCGTACGACCTCGCCGAGCTCGGTCTCGACCCGATCCGCATCGAGACCGCCGCCGGAAAGCAGGAGTACGCCGCGGCCCAGCGCACTTTCGCCGAGCGCGCCGCCCCGCTGCGGGCGCGGCTGATCGCCGAGTGCGAGCGGCTGCTCACACTCGCTGCTCGAGCGTGCTGA
- a CDS encoding ribbon-helix-helix protein, CopG family → MSVQITVRLPDELAAYVDELVRAGDGPRAAIVCEALSFYQQHRRAEADARILEESGDYDDFDDMVKHAALDA, encoded by the coding sequence ATGAGTGTTCAGATCACCGTTCGACTGCCGGATGAGCTGGCTGCGTACGTTGACGAGCTCGTGCGCGCCGGCGACGGTCCGCGAGCGGCGATCGTGTGCGAAGCCCTGAGCTTCTATCAGCAGCATCGTCGCGCCGAGGCGGATGCTCGGATCCTCGAGGAGTCAGGCGACTATGACGACTTCGACGACATGGTGAAGCACGCCGCCCTCGATGCGTGA
- a CDS encoding TetR/AcrR family transcriptional regulator C-terminal domain-containing protein — protein MRYRREDVVARALRVLDDYGLADLTMRRLGTELGVRPSALYHHFANKQSLLAAVADEILLRGRQERSGSWDERVTSICTDLHDSLQAYRDGAEVVATVWAFGLGATQPHDDLVAALRDGGLGDLAPVAARTLLHFVYGHAVDEQTHLQAAAAGAIEDDVRDTDDFVTGLGLVTAGISMAKAVREASANR, from the coding sequence ATGCGATACCGCCGTGAGGACGTCGTGGCTCGCGCGCTGCGCGTGCTCGACGACTACGGTCTCGCCGACCTGACGATGCGCCGCCTCGGCACCGAGCTCGGCGTGCGCCCCAGCGCGCTCTACCACCACTTCGCCAACAAGCAGTCCCTGTTGGCCGCGGTGGCCGACGAGATCCTGCTCCGCGGCCGCCAGGAACGATCAGGATCCTGGGACGAACGCGTCACCAGCATCTGCACCGACCTGCACGACTCGCTGCAGGCCTATCGCGACGGCGCCGAGGTCGTCGCCACCGTGTGGGCCTTCGGTCTTGGTGCGACCCAGCCCCACGACGACCTCGTCGCGGCGCTGCGCGACGGCGGCCTCGGTGACCTGGCCCCGGTCGCTGCCCGCACCCTGCTCCACTTCGTCTACGGCCACGCCGTCGACGAGCAGACCCACCTGCAGGCGGCCGCCGCGGGCGCCATCGAGGACGACGTACGCGACACCGACGACTTCGTCACCGGCCTGGGTCTGGTCACCGCCGGCATCTCCATGGCCAAGGCCGTCCGCGAGGCCTCGGCGAACCGCTGA
- a CDS encoding type II toxin-antitoxin system PemK/MazF family toxin — MRDIHIAHLDKARPVLVLTREPVRAAMRRVTVAPITTTIKGLSTEVEVGPENGLEQACVVSCDNVITIDKAALGRHIGYFFDRQEPALAKAIANAFALRFSTLEQRV, encoded by the coding sequence ATGCGTGACATCCACATAGCCCACCTGGACAAGGCTCGCCCGGTCCTCGTGCTGACCCGCGAACCGGTGCGCGCCGCGATGCGGCGCGTCACGGTGGCTCCGATCACCACCACGATCAAGGGCCTCAGTACCGAGGTCGAGGTCGGCCCGGAGAACGGGCTCGAGCAGGCGTGCGTCGTCAGCTGCGACAACGTCATCACCATCGACAAGGCCGCGCTCGGCCGCCACATCGGCTACTTCTTCGACCGTCAGGAACCCGCATTGGCCAAGGCGATCGCCAACGCCTTCGCTCTCCGGTTCAGCACGCTCGAGCAGCGAGTGTGA
- a CDS encoding biotin transporter BioY has translation MTESPTSTESTPVAKSSRLDTTDLALIAAFAALIAVCSYLAAIPMGGAGVPLTLQGFALLLTGALLGPLRGTAAVILYLLLGVAGLPVFAGHAAGPGVFIGVTGGYLWTFPLMVLAVGLLVKHVLRRRRTNPLLVFAACLVGVVINHLGGIVGMAVVLRVGLPEAAVFDAPYWLGDLIKAAVAAVVASQVHRAFPKMLARRA, from the coding sequence ATGACCGAGTCCCCCACCAGCACCGAGTCGACCCCGGTGGCGAAGTCGTCGCGGCTCGACACGACCGACCTCGCGCTGATCGCCGCGTTCGCCGCACTGATCGCGGTCTGCTCCTACCTCGCCGCCATCCCGATGGGCGGCGCCGGCGTGCCGCTGACACTGCAGGGATTCGCACTCCTGCTGACCGGCGCTCTGCTCGGACCGCTGCGCGGCACCGCCGCGGTGATCCTCTACCTGCTCCTGGGCGTCGCCGGCCTTCCCGTCTTCGCGGGCCACGCCGCCGGACCGGGCGTCTTCATCGGCGTGACCGGCGGCTACCTGTGGACCTTCCCGCTGATGGTGCTCGCCGTGGGTCTCCTCGTGAAGCACGTGCTGCGCCGCCGGCGCACCAACCCGCTCCTGGTCTTCGCCGCCTGCCTGGTCGGCGTGGTCATCAACCACCTCGGCGGCATCGTCGGCATGGCCGTCGTGCTCCGCGTGGGCCTGCCGGAGGCGGCCGTCTTCGACGCCCCCTACTGGCTCGGTGACCTGATCAAGGCGGCAGTCGCCGCGGTCGTCGCCTCCCAGGTGCACCGCGCCTTCCCGAAGATGCTCGCCCGACGTGCCTGA
- a CDS encoding CbiQ family ECF transporter T component yields the protein MSLTVGLYRPGDTLLHRLPVGAKLLGLAVLSVAIVALRGPIIAAGFLAVAVVLALVGRLDLVATARALRAVLVIAVLVALLQWWLFTFDRAVESLLDLVSLALLALTLTVTTPTTETLDAVVRWLRPLQRVGIDPERIALTISMAIQALPGTLTLAQETRDAARARGLGRSPRAYLSPFVIRVVARAHETGDALKARGLGD from the coding sequence GTGAGCTTGACGGTCGGGCTCTACCGGCCCGGTGACACCCTCCTCCACCGGCTCCCGGTGGGGGCCAAGCTGCTCGGCCTCGCAGTGCTCAGCGTTGCCATCGTGGCGCTGCGCGGGCCGATCATCGCCGCCGGGTTCCTCGCGGTCGCCGTCGTGCTCGCGCTCGTCGGCCGGCTCGACCTGGTGGCCACGGCGCGGGCGCTGCGCGCCGTGCTGGTCATCGCGGTGCTGGTGGCCCTGCTGCAGTGGTGGCTGTTCACCTTCGACCGGGCCGTGGAGTCGCTGCTCGACCTCGTCTCCCTCGCGCTGCTGGCGCTCACCCTGACCGTGACCACGCCGACCACCGAGACGCTCGACGCCGTCGTCCGCTGGCTCCGACCGCTGCAGCGCGTCGGGATCGACCCGGAGCGGATCGCCCTCACCATCTCGATGGCTATCCAGGCGCTTCCTGGCACTCTGACCCTGGCCCAGGAGACCCGCGACGCCGCCCGCGCCCGCGGCCTCGGGCGCTCCCCCAGGGCCTACCTCTCCCCCTTCGTCATCCGCGTCGTCGCCCGCGCCCACGAGACCGGCGACGCCCTCAAGGCCCGCGGTCTCGGCGACTGA
- a CDS encoding pentapeptide repeat-containing protein: MSNPPAEATGEHFRNEDWYAAELTGARFVDCVFSDVDLTEATTSAATFEGCTFHGGRLNASTHHGTAFIGCDFRRTNFFDATFEGCKLSGTEFSGCTLRPMKVSGGVWRGVSLRGAKLTRLDLSGLDLRDADLSLADLTDTVLRDARLEGATLQETILRDADLRGAGLDRVDLSAASLRGTKLDLAGAVMLAELHGAEVDAG, translated from the coding sequence ATGTCGAATCCACCCGCCGAGGCGACCGGCGAGCACTTCCGCAACGAAGACTGGTACGCCGCCGAGCTCACCGGAGCCCGGTTCGTCGACTGCGTCTTCTCCGATGTCGACCTCACCGAGGCGACGACCTCCGCGGCGACCTTCGAGGGCTGCACGTTCCACGGCGGACGCCTCAACGCCTCGACCCACCACGGCACGGCGTTCATCGGGTGCGATTTCCGGCGTACGAACTTCTTCGACGCGACGTTCGAGGGCTGCAAGCTCAGCGGCACCGAGTTCTCGGGCTGCACCCTGCGACCGATGAAGGTGAGCGGCGGCGTCTGGCGCGGGGTCTCGCTGCGCGGCGCGAAGCTCACCCGGCTCGACCTCTCCGGGCTCGACCTGCGCGACGCCGACCTCTCGCTGGCCGACCTCACCGACACCGTCCTCCGAGACGCCCGGCTCGAGGGAGCAACCCTTCAGGAGACGATCCTGCGCGACGCCGACCTGCGCGGCGCCGGGCTGGACCGCGTCGACCTGAGCGCCGCCTCGCTGCGGGGCACGAAGCTGGATCTCGCCGGTGCCGTGATGCTCGCCGAGCTGCACGGCGCGGAGGTCGACGCCGGCTGA
- a CDS encoding energy-coupling factor ABC transporter ATP-binding protein produces MPEIRFEAAEVRVESPELDGERTILAPTSLTLSEQRIGIVGSNGSGKSTLARMINGLVLPSAGQVTVDGLDVARRGAAVRRRVGFTFTDPAAQLVMPTCVEDVELSLRRTVKDRVRRKQLALETLARFGLSERAEVSVHALSGGQRQLLALAGVLATEPDVLVTDEPTTLLDLRNTRMVGDLLFSLPQQLVLVTHDLDLVRRCDRVLVVEDGQVCYDGDAEAAVKHYVKTVGG; encoded by the coding sequence GTGCCTGAGATCCGCTTCGAGGCCGCCGAGGTCCGGGTCGAGTCCCCGGAGCTCGACGGCGAGCGCACCATCTTGGCACCGACCAGCCTCACCCTGAGCGAACAACGGATCGGGATCGTCGGCAGCAACGGCTCCGGCAAGTCGACCCTCGCCCGGATGATCAACGGGCTGGTGCTGCCGAGCGCAGGCCAGGTCACGGTCGACGGTCTCGACGTGGCCCGGCGCGGGGCCGCCGTGCGCCGGCGCGTCGGGTTCACCTTCACCGATCCCGCCGCCCAGCTGGTGATGCCGACATGTGTCGAAGACGTCGAGCTGTCGTTGCGGCGTACGGTGAAGGATCGCGTACGCCGCAAGCAGCTCGCCCTCGAGACGCTCGCCCGCTTCGGCCTCTCCGAGCGCGCCGAGGTCAGCGTGCACGCGCTCTCCGGGGGCCAGCGTCAGCTGCTCGCTCTGGCCGGTGTGCTCGCGACCGAACCCGACGTGCTCGTCACCGACGAGCCGACGACCCTGCTCGACCTGCGCAACACCCGGATGGTCGGCGACCTGCTCTTCTCGCTGCCTCAGCAGCTGGTGCTGGTCACCCACGACCTCGACCTCGTCCGCCGCTGCGACCGCGTGCTCGTCGTCGAGGACGGCCAGGTCTGTTACGACGGCGACGCCGAGGCCGCGGTGAAGCACTACGTGAAGACGGTGGGCGGGTGA
- a CDS encoding CPBP family intramembrane glutamic endopeptidase codes for MSTVMEPPSGLAYYQVQRGGRSGWGRPLVGLILIGLCVFFVSPAVVLVGFEVFFLLTGQDAETLMARVSEVGTVTPESLAFVLLSLAGAIPAAMLLCWALHGLRPGWLASVERRIRWPWLMQCIGIAAVTMVVTIIIASRLPIPGGDVGPSTLNPYTSTMRDFVLVIVLLTPLQAAGEEYLFRGYIFQTFGALFGGMLGSRTVSVTITALLFAFAHGSQDLPLFLDRFAFGIMAGICVIATGGIEAGIAMHVLNNFFSLGMAVAFGDISTVLNTSEGTWWRIPVTLVQAGVFLALTVWAARSAGLSTTTKTAEV; via the coding sequence ATGAGCACGGTCATGGAGCCGCCGTCGGGGTTGGCCTACTACCAGGTGCAGCGCGGTGGGCGCAGCGGCTGGGGGCGGCCGTTGGTCGGGCTCATCCTGATCGGGCTGTGCGTCTTCTTCGTCTCGCCGGCGGTCGTGCTGGTCGGGTTCGAGGTCTTCTTCCTGCTCACCGGTCAGGACGCGGAGACGTTGATGGCTCGCGTCTCCGAGGTGGGCACGGTGACTCCGGAGTCGCTCGCGTTCGTGCTGCTCTCGCTGGCCGGGGCGATCCCGGCCGCGATGCTGCTGTGCTGGGCGCTGCACGGGCTGCGTCCGGGGTGGCTGGCCTCGGTCGAGCGCAGGATCCGGTGGCCGTGGCTGATGCAGTGCATCGGGATCGCGGCGGTCACGATGGTGGTCACGATCATCATCGCCTCGCGGCTGCCGATCCCAGGTGGCGACGTCGGCCCGAGCACGCTCAACCCCTACACGTCCACCATGCGCGACTTCGTGCTCGTGATCGTGCTGCTCACGCCGCTGCAGGCAGCGGGGGAGGAGTACCTCTTCCGCGGTTACATCTTCCAGACCTTCGGGGCGCTGTTCGGCGGGATGCTGGGCTCGCGCACGGTCTCGGTGACGATCACCGCGCTGCTCTTCGCCTTCGCCCACGGATCCCAGGACCTGCCGCTCTTCCTCGACCGGTTCGCCTTCGGGATCATGGCGGGCATCTGTGTCATCGCCACCGGTGGTATCGAGGCGGGCATCGCGATGCACGTGCTCAACAACTTCTTCAGTCTCGGCATGGCGGTGGCTTTCGGCGACATCTCCACCGTGCTCAACACCAGCGAGGGCACCTGGTGGCGGATCCCGGTGACGCTGGTGCAGGCCGGCGTCTTCCTCGCTCTGACGGTGTGGGCTGCGCGCTCTGCCGGCCTCTCGACCACGACGAAGACCGCCGAGGTGTGA